In Rissa tridactyla isolate bRisTri1 chromosome 22, bRisTri1.patW.cur.20221130, whole genome shotgun sequence, a single genomic region encodes these proteins:
- the EBI3 gene encoding interleukin-27 subunit beta, translating into MGAAAHEGSGVVAWEALKASWPEPKPLSCGSRAGRGSVHGDPCGATLSGRSPRGTAFPARGSGLRPAGAAASRTGGTVTEPLVPDTWPCCGSWNQASLLSVPDMKWLWVVAFVAPACTVPYNRTVGSTGDGARCALQHGTLGTEVLLRCPAAAGGLAEWRRGDTVLGRYPAPGLALPNVSLAHEGHYSCHHPDTGETWDTVCLRLGYPPAPPAVECWAISYPQAVNCFWVVAPEPLLDTDFVATYRHSMGGSTEMGECIRTGPRSCSFGDVQMFSLIPYVVNVTAMNPLGAASRLLPFLLENIIKPDPPEDLRVSPIPGETKKLLLEWSPPASWPFPEYFPLKYHIRYAQEEESSVTKTIGPYEQTSYTLTGVQPGTLHRIQVAAKDFTDSGEFSAWSLPASGTPWMEP; encoded by the exons ATGGGGGCAGCTGCCCATGAAGGAAGCGGGGTGGTGGCGTGGGAAGCATTGAAAGCCTCTTGGCCAGAGCCGAAACCGCTTTCCTGCGGgtccagggcagggagaggctccGTGCACGGGGATCCCTGTGGAGCCACGCTGTCCGGCAGGTCCCCACGGGGGACGGCGTTTCCTGCGCGAGGAAGTGGGCTGAGGCCGGCCGGGGCTGCGGCTTCCCGCACCGGCGGCACGGTGACAGAGCCTCTGGTCCCAGATACCTGGCCCTGCTGCG GTTCCTGGAACCAGGCATCTCTGCTGAGTGTCCCTGACATGAAGTGGCTTTGGGTGGTGGCTTTTGTGGCACCTGCCTGCACCGTTCCCTACAACCGTACAGTGGGCAGCACTGGGGATGGAG CCCGCTGCGCCCTGCAGCATGGCACCCTGGGCACCGAGGTGCTGCTGCGGTGCCCGGCCGCAGCGGGGGGACTGGCTGAGTGGCGCCGGGGGGACACTGTCCTGGGAAGGTACCCTGCACCGGGGCTGGCCCTCCCCAACGTCAGCCTGGCCCACGAGGGCCACTACAGCTGCCACCACCCTGACACCGGCGAGACCTGGGACACCGTCTGCCTGCGGCTGGGCT ATCCCCCTGCCCCACCGGCCGTGGAGTGCTGGGCCATCAGCTACCCGCAGGCAGTGAACTGCTTCTGGGTCGTGGCCCCCGAGCCGCTGCTGGACACTGACTTCGTGGCCACGTACAG GCACAGTATGGGGGGGTCCACGGAGATGGGGGAATGCATCCGGACGGGGCCACGGAGCTGCTCATTTGGGGACGTGCAGATGTTCTCCCTCATCCCCTATGTGGTGAATGTGACGGCCATGAACCCCCTGGGCGCTGCCTCCCgactcctgcccttcctcctggaGAACATCA TAAAGCCGGATCCCCCCGAGGACCTGCGGGTCTCACCCATCCCTGGGGAGACcaagaagctgctgctggagtgGAGCCCGCCAGCGTCCTGGCCCTTCCCGGAGTACTTCCCGCTGAAGTATCACATCCGCTatgcccaggaggaggagagctctgTCACCAAGACG ATCGGGCCATACGAGCAGACATCTTACACCCTGACGGGAGTGCAGCCTGGCACCCTCCACCGCATCCAGGTGGCCGCCAAGGACTTCACAGACTCTGGGGAGTTCAGCGCCTGGAGCCTGCCGGCCTCGGGGACGCCCTGGATGGAGCCatga